A genomic window from Streptomyces broussonetiae includes:
- a CDS encoding RbsD/FucU domain-containing protein, with product MLLTDLLHPGILEALAGAGHGARVLLADGHYPASTAAGERARTVHLNLRPGLLDVTTVLDALLRAIPVESAQVMVPPEGEPEPPAIAEYRARLAPAPVETLDRFAFYDAARSPDLALAIVTADIRTYANLLLTIGVRAEGTLTPR from the coding sequence GTGCTCCTGACGGACCTGCTGCACCCCGGAATCCTCGAAGCCCTGGCCGGAGCCGGCCACGGCGCCCGCGTCCTGCTCGCCGACGGCCACTACCCCGCCAGTACGGCCGCCGGAGAGCGGGCCAGGACCGTCCACCTCAACCTGAGGCCGGGTCTGCTGGACGTCACCACCGTGCTCGACGCCCTCCTGCGCGCGATCCCCGTCGAGTCGGCCCAGGTGATGGTGCCGCCCGAGGGTGAACCGGAGCCGCCGGCCATCGCCGAGTACCGCGCCAGGCTGGCGCCCGCCCCGGTGGAGACGCTGGACCGGTTCGCCTTCTACGACGCCGCGCGCTCCCCCGACCTGGCGCTGGCCATCGTCACCGCCGACATCCGTACGTACGCCAACCTGCTGCTGACCATCGGCGTCCGCGCTGAAGGGACCCTGACCCCACGATGA
- a CDS encoding amidohydrolase family protein, with the protein MSDAQTLVDAHHHVWNLDIRPQPWLDQPGHEPLRRNFSSYALRSAATRPIAGRRLTSTVLVQCVTSVPETRDLLALAESDPLIGAVVGWADLTSPAIGDVLDDLRTGSASRYLRAVRHIVQGESDPHWLQRPEVERGLRAVAERGLGYDVLIRSHQFPQAIRLAERLPELSLVLDHAGKPPLVTRELADWAQQVRTLARHPQVRCKVSGLVTEADHEKWTVDDIRPVWDVLLSAFGPDRLMFGSDWPVCVLAGGWNRWAAAVDELLGDCSGTEIHAVLAGTATDFYHLTPAPTKEGTPCS; encoded by the coding sequence GTGTCTGATGCCCAGACCCTCGTCGACGCCCACCACCACGTGTGGAACCTGGACATCCGGCCGCAGCCCTGGCTGGACCAGCCCGGGCACGAACCGCTCCGCCGCAACTTCAGCTCGTACGCCCTGCGATCGGCCGCGACCCGGCCGATCGCCGGACGACGGCTGACGAGTACGGTGCTCGTCCAGTGCGTCACGTCCGTCCCCGAGACACGCGACCTCCTCGCCCTGGCCGAAAGCGACCCGCTGATCGGCGCCGTCGTCGGCTGGGCGGACCTGACGTCCCCGGCGATCGGCGACGTCCTCGACGACCTGCGGACGGGCTCTGCAAGCCGGTACCTGCGGGCCGTCCGGCACATCGTGCAGGGCGAGTCCGACCCGCACTGGCTGCAACGCCCGGAGGTCGAGCGGGGGTTGCGAGCGGTCGCAGAGCGCGGGCTCGGGTATGACGTGCTGATCCGCAGCCACCAGTTCCCGCAGGCGATCCGTCTCGCGGAGAGGCTGCCGGAGCTGTCCCTCGTCCTGGACCATGCGGGCAAGCCGCCTCTCGTGACGCGGGAACTGGCCGACTGGGCACAGCAGGTGCGGACACTGGCCCGGCATCCCCAGGTCCGCTGCAAGGTGTCGGGGCTCGTCACGGAGGCCGACCACGAGAAGTGGACCGTCGACGACATCCGCCCGGTGTGGGACGTCCTGCTCTCCGCCTTCGGCCCCGACCGGCTGATGTTCGGCTCCGACTGGCCGGTCTGCGTCCTCGCCGGCGGCTGGAACCGCTGGGCGGCCGCCGTGGACGAACTCCTGGGCGACTGCTCCGGCACCGAGATCCACGCGGTGCTCGCCGGCACCGCGACGGACTTCTACCACCTGACGCCTGCCCCGACGAAGGAGGGGACGCCGTGCTCCTGA